From a region of the Nitrospirota bacterium genome:
- the hemW gene encoding radical SAM family heme chaperone HemW — protein sequence MGLSLYIHIPFCLRRCNYCDFVSGVYTPSEADVYLDALKKEINSLPVLAREERPFDTLYIGGGTPTVLSGEEIGGLVMTALNTLHFVKNPEITVEVNPGTVDREKLKTMKDSGVNRLSIGVQSFNDAELKTLGRIHNSEDACFAIELAKDSGFKNISLDLIYGIPGQDLQSWKESLKRAVNLSPVHISTYELTLEEGTELHKAVRAGALILPEEKEVIEMYEFAIAYLNDCGFVHYEISNFALPDYFCRHNVNYWDRGEYYGAGLGAHSFIDGRRFYNTKDMKVYVNSISEGFEDITEEKALAEAIFLGLRKTDGINLPDFQIRYGKNFLELYAKEIKELCESGLLEFKDNNLKLTLKGLLLSNEVFAKFV from the coding sequence ATGGGACTTTCGCTTTATATCCACATACCATTCTGTCTGAGGCGATGCAATTATTGTGATTTTGTATCTGGCGTTTATACTCCTTCGGAAGCTGATGTCTATCTCGATGCCTTAAAAAAGGAGATTAATAGCCTGCCTGTCCTTGCGAGAGAGGAGCGTCCATTTGATACCCTGTATATTGGCGGTGGGACGCCAACTGTTCTTTCCGGGGAAGAAATAGGTGGGCTTGTGATGACTGCTTTAAATACCCTGCATTTTGTAAAAAACCCTGAGATTACTGTTGAGGTTAATCCAGGAACCGTTGATAGAGAGAAATTAAAGACCATGAAAGACTCAGGGGTAAACAGGCTGAGCATCGGAGTTCAGTCTTTTAATGATGCTGAACTTAAAACCCTCGGCAGGATTCATAATTCTGAGGATGCCTGTTTTGCGATTGAACTGGCTAAAGATTCGGGATTTAAGAATATAAGCTTGGACCTGATTTACGGGATACCAGGGCAGGATCTCCAGTCATGGAAAGAGAGCCTAAAAAGAGCAGTGAATCTTTCCCCTGTTCATATATCAACCTATGAACTTACCCTTGAGGAGGGGACAGAGCTCCACAAGGCAGTGAGGGCAGGGGCATTAATTCTTCCGGAGGAGAAAGAGGTTATTGAAATGTATGAGTTTGCCATAGCCTATCTCAATGACTGCGGGTTTGTTCATTATGAGATTTCAAATTTTGCCCTTCCAGATTATTTTTGCAGGCACAATGTGAATTACTGGGACAGGGGGGAGTATTATGGGGCTGGCCTTGGTGCGCACTCTTTTATTGATGGGAGGCGGTTTTACAACACAAAAGACATGAAAGTTTATGTAAATTCCATTTCTGAAGGGTTTGAAGATATAACAGAGGAGAAGGCCCTTGCTGAGGCAATCTTCCTCGGGTTAAGAAAGACCGACGGGATAAACCTTCCTGATTTTCAAATCCGTTACGGAAAAAATTTTCTTGAACTATACGCTAAAGAGATAAAAGAACTCTGTGAATCAGGGCTTTTAGAATTTAAAGACAACAACCTGAAGTTGACCTTAAAAGGGCTGTTATTGTCAAACGAAGTTTTTGCTAAATTTGTTTAA